The following proteins are encoded in a genomic region of Nomascus leucogenys isolate Asia chromosome 17, Asia_NLE_v1, whole genome shotgun sequence:
- the BRAT1 gene encoding BRCA1-associated ATM activator 1 isoform X1 encodes MDPECSQLLPALCSVLVDPRQPVADDTCLEKLLDWFKTVTEGESSLVLLQEHPCLVELLSHVLKVQDLSPGVLSFSLRLAGTFAAQENCFQYLQQGELLPGLFGEAGPLGRAAWAVPTVRSGWIQGLRSLAQHPSALRFLADHGAVDTIFSLQGDSSLFVASAASQLLVHVLALSMRGGAEGQPCLPGGDWPACAQKIMDHVEESLCSTATPKVTQALNVLTTTFGRCQSPWTEALWVRLSPRVACLLERDPIPAAHSFVDLLLCVARSPVFSSSDGGLWETVAQALSCLGPTHVGPLALGILKLEHCPQALRTQAFQVLLQPLACVLKATVQAPGPPGLLDGTADDATTVDALLASKSSCAGLLCRTLAHLEELQPLPQRPSPWPQASLLGATVTVLRLCDGLAAPASSVGGHLCGTLAGCVRVQRAALDFLGTLSQGTGPQELVTQALAVLLECLESPGSSPTASGDGAFTQGHRVAAQRASRRRWLRGSGPGPLVGEIHQHAEVLKKAFQATLRWLLSSPKNPGCSDLSPLIPQFLRELFPVLQKRLCHPCWEVRDSALEFLTQLSRHWGGQADFRCALLASEVPELARQLLQDPESYVRASAVTAMGQLSSQGLHAPISPEHAEAQQSLFLELLHILSVDSEGFPRRAVMQVFTEWLRDGHADAAQDTEQFVATVLQVASRDLDWEVRAQGLELALVFLGQTLGLPRTHCPYAVALPEVAPARPLGEALRALCHVGLFDFAFCALFDCDRPVAQKSCDLLLFLRDKIASYSSLWEAGGGPNTTSTEATLPGWRAGEQAQPLGDQEPEAVLAMLRSLDLEGLRSTLAKSSDHVEKSPQSLLQDVLATGGFLQGDEADCY; translated from the exons AGTCCAGTCTTGTGCTGCTGCAGGAGCACCCTTGCCTGGTGGAGCTGCTATCCCATGTGCTGAAAGTCCAGGACCTGAGTCCCGGGGTTCTCTCCTTCTCACTCCGCCTGGCAGGAACCTTCGCAGCCCAGGAAAACTGCTTCCAATATCTTCAG CAGGGAGAGTTGCTACCAGGGCTCTTTGGGGAGGCAGGACCCCTCGGCCGAGCAGCCTGGGCCGTCCCCACCGTGCGCAGCGGCTGGATCCAGGGCCTGCGCTCCCTGGCACAGCACCCCAGCGCCCTGCGCTTCCTGGCCGACCATG GTGCAGTTGACACCATCTTCTCCCTGCAGGGAGACTCCAGCCTGTTTGTGGCCTCGGCGGCCAGTCAGCTCCTGGTGCACGTCCTGGCTTTGTCCATGCGAGGTGGAGCCGAGGGGCAACCCTGCCTGCCGGGGGGTGACTGGCCCGCGTGTGCCCAGAAGATCATGGATCACGTTGAAGAGTCCTTGTGCTCCACGGCCACCCCCAAGGTCACTCAGGCCCTGAACGTCCTGACCACGACCTTCGGGCGCTGCCAGAGCCCCTGGACGGAAGCCCTGTGGGTGCGGCTGAGTCCCCGCGTGGCCTGTCTGCTGGAGAGAGACCCCATCCCCGCCGCGCACTCGTTCGTGGACCTGCTTCTCTGTGTGGCTCG TTCTCCTGTGTTCAGTTCTTCCGATGGCGGCCTGTGGGAGACGGTGGCGCAGGCTCTGAGCTGCCTGGGCCCCACCCACGTGGGACCCCTGGCTTTGGGGATCCTGAAGCTCGAGCACTG TCCACAGGCACTAAGGACCCAGGCCTTCCAGGTCCTTCTCCAGCCCCTGGCCTGTGTCCTGAAGGCCACGGTTCAGGCCCCTGGACCCCCAG GCTTGCTGGATGGGACGGCAGACGATGCCACGACGGTGGACGCGCTTCTGGCCTCCAAGTCGTCCTGCGCGGGCCTCCTGTGCCGCACCCTGGCTCACCTGGAGGAGCTGCAGCCGCTG CCCCAGCGCCCTTCACCGTGGCCCCAGGCGTCCCTACTGGGGGCTACAGTGACTGTCCTGCGGCTCTGTGACGGCTTGGCTGCCCCCGCCTCCAGTGTGGGGGGCCACCTCTGTGGGACCCTGGCGGGCTGCGTCCGGGTCCAGCGAGCAGCCCTCGACTTCCTGGGGACGCTGTCACAGGGCACAG GTCCCCAGGAGCTGGTGACGCAGGCGCTTGCTGTCCTCCTGGAGTGCCTCGAGAGCCCCGGCTCCAGCCCCACG GCCTCTGGGGATGGGGCCTTCACACAGGGCCACAGAGTTGCTGCTCAGAGAGCTTCACGACGCAGGTGGCTGCGTGGGTCGGGCCCGGGGCCTCTTGTTGGTGAGATACATCAGCACGCAGAG GTCCTGAAGAAGGCCTTCCAGGCCACGCTCAGGTGGCTGCTGAGCTCACCCAAGAACCCCGGCTGCTCTGATCTCAGCCCCCTCATCCCGCAGTTCCTCAGAG AGCTGTTCCCTGTGCTGCAGAAACGCCTGTGccacccctgctgggaggtgagggACTCCGCCCTCGAGTTCCTGACCCAGCTGAGCAGGCACTGGGGAG GACAGGCCGACTTCAGATGTGCACTCTTGGCTTCAGAGGTGCCTGAGCTGGCCCGGCAGCTCCTCCAGGACCCTGAGAGTTATGTCCGAGCGAGCGCGGTGACCGCCATGGGGCAGCTGTCCAGCCAGGGCCTGCATGCCCCCATCAGCCCTGAGCATGCAGAGGCCCAGCAG AGCCTGTTTCTGGAGCTGCTGCACATCCTCTCCGTAGACTCGGAGGGCTTCCCACGGCGGGCGGTCATGCAGGTCTTCACCGAGTGGCTGCGGGACGGCCATGCCGACGCGGCCCAGGACACGGAGCAGTTCGTGGCCACTGTGCTGCAGGTGGCGAGCCGGGACCTGGACTGGGAGGTCCGTGCCCAGGGCCTGGAGCTGGCATTGGTGTTCCTGGGCCAGACGTTGGGGCTGCCGCGTACCCACTGCCCCTATGCCGTGGCCCTGCCCGAGGTGGCCCCAGCCCGGCCACTCGGCGAGGCACTGAGGGCTCTCTGCCACGTGGGGCTCTTTGACTTCGCCTTTTGTGCCTTGTTTGACTGCGACCGCCCTGTGGCGCAGAAGTCTTGTGACCTCCTTCTCTTCCTGAGGGACAAGATTGCTTCCTACAGCAGCCTGTGGGAGGCCGGGGGCGGCCCCAACACCACCTCCACGGAGGCCACCCTGCCGGGGTGGCGGGCGGGTGAGCAGGCCCAGCCCCTGGGGGACCAGGAGCCTGAGGCTGTGCTGGCCATGCTGAGGTCCCTAGACCTGGAAGGCCTGCGGAGCACGCTGGCCAAGAGCAGCGACCACGTGGAGAAGAGTCCCCAGTCCCTCCTGCAGGACGTGCTGGCCACGGGAGGCTTCCTGCAGGGGGACGAGGCCGACTGCTACTGA
- the BRAT1 gene encoding BRCA1-associated ATM activator 1 isoform X2, whose protein sequence is MDPECSQLLPALCSVLVDPRQPVADDTCLEKLLDWFKTVTEGESSLVLLQEHPCLVELLSHVLKVQDLSPGVLSFSLRLAGTFAAQENCFQYLQGELLPGLFGEAGPLGRAAWAVPTVRSGWIQGLRSLAQHPSALRFLADHGAVDTIFSLQGDSSLFVASAASQLLVHVLALSMRGGAEGQPCLPGGDWPACAQKIMDHVEESLCSTATPKVTQALNVLTTTFGRCQSPWTEALWVRLSPRVACLLERDPIPAAHSFVDLLLCVARSPVFSSSDGGLWETVAQALSCLGPTHVGPLALGILKLEHCPQALRTQAFQVLLQPLACVLKATVQAPGPPGLLDGTADDATTVDALLASKSSCAGLLCRTLAHLEELQPLPQRPSPWPQASLLGATVTVLRLCDGLAAPASSVGGHLCGTLAGCVRVQRAALDFLGTLSQGTGPQELVTQALAVLLECLESPGSSPTASGDGAFTQGHRVAAQRASRRRWLRGSGPGPLVGEIHQHAEVLKKAFQATLRWLLSSPKNPGCSDLSPLIPQFLRELFPVLQKRLCHPCWEVRDSALEFLTQLSRHWGGQADFRCALLASEVPELARQLLQDPESYVRASAVTAMGQLSSQGLHAPISPEHAEAQQSLFLELLHILSVDSEGFPRRAVMQVFTEWLRDGHADAAQDTEQFVATVLQVASRDLDWEVRAQGLELALVFLGQTLGLPRTHCPYAVALPEVAPARPLGEALRALCHVGLFDFAFCALFDCDRPVAQKSCDLLLFLRDKIASYSSLWEAGGGPNTTSTEATLPGWRAGEQAQPLGDQEPEAVLAMLRSLDLEGLRSTLAKSSDHVEKSPQSLLQDVLATGGFLQGDEADCY, encoded by the exons AGTCCAGTCTTGTGCTGCTGCAGGAGCACCCTTGCCTGGTGGAGCTGCTATCCCATGTGCTGAAAGTCCAGGACCTGAGTCCCGGGGTTCTCTCCTTCTCACTCCGCCTGGCAGGAACCTTCGCAGCCCAGGAAAACTGCTTCCAATATCTTCAG GGAGAGTTGCTACCAGGGCTCTTTGGGGAGGCAGGACCCCTCGGCCGAGCAGCCTGGGCCGTCCCCACCGTGCGCAGCGGCTGGATCCAGGGCCTGCGCTCCCTGGCACAGCACCCCAGCGCCCTGCGCTTCCTGGCCGACCATG GTGCAGTTGACACCATCTTCTCCCTGCAGGGAGACTCCAGCCTGTTTGTGGCCTCGGCGGCCAGTCAGCTCCTGGTGCACGTCCTGGCTTTGTCCATGCGAGGTGGAGCCGAGGGGCAACCCTGCCTGCCGGGGGGTGACTGGCCCGCGTGTGCCCAGAAGATCATGGATCACGTTGAAGAGTCCTTGTGCTCCACGGCCACCCCCAAGGTCACTCAGGCCCTGAACGTCCTGACCACGACCTTCGGGCGCTGCCAGAGCCCCTGGACGGAAGCCCTGTGGGTGCGGCTGAGTCCCCGCGTGGCCTGTCTGCTGGAGAGAGACCCCATCCCCGCCGCGCACTCGTTCGTGGACCTGCTTCTCTGTGTGGCTCG TTCTCCTGTGTTCAGTTCTTCCGATGGCGGCCTGTGGGAGACGGTGGCGCAGGCTCTGAGCTGCCTGGGCCCCACCCACGTGGGACCCCTGGCTTTGGGGATCCTGAAGCTCGAGCACTG TCCACAGGCACTAAGGACCCAGGCCTTCCAGGTCCTTCTCCAGCCCCTGGCCTGTGTCCTGAAGGCCACGGTTCAGGCCCCTGGACCCCCAG GCTTGCTGGATGGGACGGCAGACGATGCCACGACGGTGGACGCGCTTCTGGCCTCCAAGTCGTCCTGCGCGGGCCTCCTGTGCCGCACCCTGGCTCACCTGGAGGAGCTGCAGCCGCTG CCCCAGCGCCCTTCACCGTGGCCCCAGGCGTCCCTACTGGGGGCTACAGTGACTGTCCTGCGGCTCTGTGACGGCTTGGCTGCCCCCGCCTCCAGTGTGGGGGGCCACCTCTGTGGGACCCTGGCGGGCTGCGTCCGGGTCCAGCGAGCAGCCCTCGACTTCCTGGGGACGCTGTCACAGGGCACAG GTCCCCAGGAGCTGGTGACGCAGGCGCTTGCTGTCCTCCTGGAGTGCCTCGAGAGCCCCGGCTCCAGCCCCACG GCCTCTGGGGATGGGGCCTTCACACAGGGCCACAGAGTTGCTGCTCAGAGAGCTTCACGACGCAGGTGGCTGCGTGGGTCGGGCCCGGGGCCTCTTGTTGGTGAGATACATCAGCACGCAGAG GTCCTGAAGAAGGCCTTCCAGGCCACGCTCAGGTGGCTGCTGAGCTCACCCAAGAACCCCGGCTGCTCTGATCTCAGCCCCCTCATCCCGCAGTTCCTCAGAG AGCTGTTCCCTGTGCTGCAGAAACGCCTGTGccacccctgctgggaggtgagggACTCCGCCCTCGAGTTCCTGACCCAGCTGAGCAGGCACTGGGGAG GACAGGCCGACTTCAGATGTGCACTCTTGGCTTCAGAGGTGCCTGAGCTGGCCCGGCAGCTCCTCCAGGACCCTGAGAGTTATGTCCGAGCGAGCGCGGTGACCGCCATGGGGCAGCTGTCCAGCCAGGGCCTGCATGCCCCCATCAGCCCTGAGCATGCAGAGGCCCAGCAG AGCCTGTTTCTGGAGCTGCTGCACATCCTCTCCGTAGACTCGGAGGGCTTCCCACGGCGGGCGGTCATGCAGGTCTTCACCGAGTGGCTGCGGGACGGCCATGCCGACGCGGCCCAGGACACGGAGCAGTTCGTGGCCACTGTGCTGCAGGTGGCGAGCCGGGACCTGGACTGGGAGGTCCGTGCCCAGGGCCTGGAGCTGGCATTGGTGTTCCTGGGCCAGACGTTGGGGCTGCCGCGTACCCACTGCCCCTATGCCGTGGCCCTGCCCGAGGTGGCCCCAGCCCGGCCACTCGGCGAGGCACTGAGGGCTCTCTGCCACGTGGGGCTCTTTGACTTCGCCTTTTGTGCCTTGTTTGACTGCGACCGCCCTGTGGCGCAGAAGTCTTGTGACCTCCTTCTCTTCCTGAGGGACAAGATTGCTTCCTACAGCAGCCTGTGGGAGGCCGGGGGCGGCCCCAACACCACCTCCACGGAGGCCACCCTGCCGGGGTGGCGGGCGGGTGAGCAGGCCCAGCCCCTGGGGGACCAGGAGCCTGAGGCTGTGCTGGCCATGCTGAGGTCCCTAGACCTGGAAGGCCTGCGGAGCACGCTGGCCAAGAGCAGCGACCACGTGGAGAAGAGTCCCCAGTCCCTCCTGCAGGACGTGCTGGCCACGGGAGGCTTCCTGCAGGGGGACGAGGCCGACTGCTACTGA
- the BRAT1 gene encoding BRCA1-associated ATM activator 1 isoform X4: MDPECSQLLPALCSVLVDPRQPVADDTCLEKLLDWFKTVTEGESSLVLLQEHPCLVELLSHVLKVQDLSPGVLSFSLRLAGTFAAQENCFQYLQQGELLPGLFGEAGPLGRAAWAVPTVRSGWIQGLRSLAQHPSALRFLADHGAVDTIFSLQGDSSLFVASAASQLLVHVLALSMRGGAEGQPCLPGGDWPACAQKIMDHVEESLCSTATPKVTQALNVLTTTFGRCQSPWTEALWVRLSPRVACLLERDPIPAAHSFVDLLLCVARSPVFSSSDGGLWETVAQALSCLGPTHVGPLALGILKLEHCPQALRTQAFQVLLQPLACVLKATVQAPGPPGLLDGTADDATTVDALLASKSSCAGLLCRTLAHLEELQPLPQRPSPWPQASLLGATVTVLRLCDGLAAPASSVGGHLCGTLAGCVRVQRAALDFLGTLSQGTGPQELVTQALAVLLECLESPGSSPTVLKKAFQATLRWLLSSPKNPGCSDLSPLIPQFLRELFPVLQKRLCHPCWEVRDSALEFLTQLSRHWGGQADFRCALLASEVPELARQLLQDPESYVRASAVTAMGQLSSQGLHAPISPEHAEAQQSLFLELLHILSVDSEGFPRRAVMQVFTEWLRDGHADAAQDTEQFVATVLQVASRDLDWEVRAQGLELALVFLGQTLGLPRTHCPYAVALPEVAPARPLGEALRALCHVGLFDFAFCALFDCDRPVAQKSCDLLLFLRDKIASYSSLWEAGGGPNTTSTEATLPGWRAGEQAQPLGDQEPEAVLAMLRSLDLEGLRSTLAKSSDHVEKSPQSLLQDVLATGGFLQGDEADCY; this comes from the exons AGTCCAGTCTTGTGCTGCTGCAGGAGCACCCTTGCCTGGTGGAGCTGCTATCCCATGTGCTGAAAGTCCAGGACCTGAGTCCCGGGGTTCTCTCCTTCTCACTCCGCCTGGCAGGAACCTTCGCAGCCCAGGAAAACTGCTTCCAATATCTTCAG CAGGGAGAGTTGCTACCAGGGCTCTTTGGGGAGGCAGGACCCCTCGGCCGAGCAGCCTGGGCCGTCCCCACCGTGCGCAGCGGCTGGATCCAGGGCCTGCGCTCCCTGGCACAGCACCCCAGCGCCCTGCGCTTCCTGGCCGACCATG GTGCAGTTGACACCATCTTCTCCCTGCAGGGAGACTCCAGCCTGTTTGTGGCCTCGGCGGCCAGTCAGCTCCTGGTGCACGTCCTGGCTTTGTCCATGCGAGGTGGAGCCGAGGGGCAACCCTGCCTGCCGGGGGGTGACTGGCCCGCGTGTGCCCAGAAGATCATGGATCACGTTGAAGAGTCCTTGTGCTCCACGGCCACCCCCAAGGTCACTCAGGCCCTGAACGTCCTGACCACGACCTTCGGGCGCTGCCAGAGCCCCTGGACGGAAGCCCTGTGGGTGCGGCTGAGTCCCCGCGTGGCCTGTCTGCTGGAGAGAGACCCCATCCCCGCCGCGCACTCGTTCGTGGACCTGCTTCTCTGTGTGGCTCG TTCTCCTGTGTTCAGTTCTTCCGATGGCGGCCTGTGGGAGACGGTGGCGCAGGCTCTGAGCTGCCTGGGCCCCACCCACGTGGGACCCCTGGCTTTGGGGATCCTGAAGCTCGAGCACTG TCCACAGGCACTAAGGACCCAGGCCTTCCAGGTCCTTCTCCAGCCCCTGGCCTGTGTCCTGAAGGCCACGGTTCAGGCCCCTGGACCCCCAG GCTTGCTGGATGGGACGGCAGACGATGCCACGACGGTGGACGCGCTTCTGGCCTCCAAGTCGTCCTGCGCGGGCCTCCTGTGCCGCACCCTGGCTCACCTGGAGGAGCTGCAGCCGCTG CCCCAGCGCCCTTCACCGTGGCCCCAGGCGTCCCTACTGGGGGCTACAGTGACTGTCCTGCGGCTCTGTGACGGCTTGGCTGCCCCCGCCTCCAGTGTGGGGGGCCACCTCTGTGGGACCCTGGCGGGCTGCGTCCGGGTCCAGCGAGCAGCCCTCGACTTCCTGGGGACGCTGTCACAGGGCACAG GTCCCCAGGAGCTGGTGACGCAGGCGCTTGCTGTCCTCCTGGAGTGCCTCGAGAGCCCCGGCTCCAGCCCCACG GTCCTGAAGAAGGCCTTCCAGGCCACGCTCAGGTGGCTGCTGAGCTCACCCAAGAACCCCGGCTGCTCTGATCTCAGCCCCCTCATCCCGCAGTTCCTCAGAG AGCTGTTCCCTGTGCTGCAGAAACGCCTGTGccacccctgctgggaggtgagggACTCCGCCCTCGAGTTCCTGACCCAGCTGAGCAGGCACTGGGGAG GACAGGCCGACTTCAGATGTGCACTCTTGGCTTCAGAGGTGCCTGAGCTGGCCCGGCAGCTCCTCCAGGACCCTGAGAGTTATGTCCGAGCGAGCGCGGTGACCGCCATGGGGCAGCTGTCCAGCCAGGGCCTGCATGCCCCCATCAGCCCTGAGCATGCAGAGGCCCAGCAG AGCCTGTTTCTGGAGCTGCTGCACATCCTCTCCGTAGACTCGGAGGGCTTCCCACGGCGGGCGGTCATGCAGGTCTTCACCGAGTGGCTGCGGGACGGCCATGCCGACGCGGCCCAGGACACGGAGCAGTTCGTGGCCACTGTGCTGCAGGTGGCGAGCCGGGACCTGGACTGGGAGGTCCGTGCCCAGGGCCTGGAGCTGGCATTGGTGTTCCTGGGCCAGACGTTGGGGCTGCCGCGTACCCACTGCCCCTATGCCGTGGCCCTGCCCGAGGTGGCCCCAGCCCGGCCACTCGGCGAGGCACTGAGGGCTCTCTGCCACGTGGGGCTCTTTGACTTCGCCTTTTGTGCCTTGTTTGACTGCGACCGCCCTGTGGCGCAGAAGTCTTGTGACCTCCTTCTCTTCCTGAGGGACAAGATTGCTTCCTACAGCAGCCTGTGGGAGGCCGGGGGCGGCCCCAACACCACCTCCACGGAGGCCACCCTGCCGGGGTGGCGGGCGGGTGAGCAGGCCCAGCCCCTGGGGGACCAGGAGCCTGAGGCTGTGCTGGCCATGCTGAGGTCCCTAGACCTGGAAGGCCTGCGGAGCACGCTGGCCAAGAGCAGCGACCACGTGGAGAAGAGTCCCCAGTCCCTCCTGCAGGACGTGCTGGCCACGGGAGGCTTCCTGCAGGGGGACGAGGCCGACTGCTACTGA
- the BRAT1 gene encoding BRCA1-associated ATM activator 1 isoform X3, whose product MDPECSQLLPALCSVLVDPRQPVADDTCLEKLLDWFKTVTEGESSLVLLQEHPCLVELLSHVLKVQDLSPGVLSFSLRLAGTFAAQENCFQYLQQGELLPGLFGEAGPLGRAAWAVPTVRSGWIQGLRSLAQHPSALRFLADHGAVDTIFSLQGDSSLFVASAASQLLVHVLALSMRGGAEGQPCLPGGDWPACAQKIMDHVEESLCSTATPKVTQALNVLTTTFGRCQSPWTEALWVRLSPRVACLLERDPIPAAHSFVDLLLCVARSPVFSSSDGGLWETVAQALSCLGPTHVGPLALGILKLEHCPQALRTQAFQVLLQPLACVLKATVQAPGPPGLLDGTADDATTVDALLASKSSCAGLLCRTLAHLEELQPLPQRPSPWPQASLLGATVTVLRLCDGLAAPASSVGGHLCGTLAGCVRVQRAALDFLGTLSQGTGPQELVTQALAVLLECLESPGSSPTASGDGAFTQGHRVAAQRASRRRWLRGSGPGPLVGEIHQHAEVLKKAFQATLRWLLSSPKNPGCSDLSPLIPQFLRELFPVLQKRLCHPCWEVRDSALEFLTQLSRHWGEVPELARQLLQDPESYVRASAVTAMGQLSSQGLHAPISPEHAEAQQSLFLELLHILSVDSEGFPRRAVMQVFTEWLRDGHADAAQDTEQFVATVLQVASRDLDWEVRAQGLELALVFLGQTLGLPRTHCPYAVALPEVAPARPLGEALRALCHVGLFDFAFCALFDCDRPVAQKSCDLLLFLRDKIASYSSLWEAGGGPNTTSTEATLPGWRAGEQAQPLGDQEPEAVLAMLRSLDLEGLRSTLAKSSDHVEKSPQSLLQDVLATGGFLQGDEADCY is encoded by the exons AGTCCAGTCTTGTGCTGCTGCAGGAGCACCCTTGCCTGGTGGAGCTGCTATCCCATGTGCTGAAAGTCCAGGACCTGAGTCCCGGGGTTCTCTCCTTCTCACTCCGCCTGGCAGGAACCTTCGCAGCCCAGGAAAACTGCTTCCAATATCTTCAG CAGGGAGAGTTGCTACCAGGGCTCTTTGGGGAGGCAGGACCCCTCGGCCGAGCAGCCTGGGCCGTCCCCACCGTGCGCAGCGGCTGGATCCAGGGCCTGCGCTCCCTGGCACAGCACCCCAGCGCCCTGCGCTTCCTGGCCGACCATG GTGCAGTTGACACCATCTTCTCCCTGCAGGGAGACTCCAGCCTGTTTGTGGCCTCGGCGGCCAGTCAGCTCCTGGTGCACGTCCTGGCTTTGTCCATGCGAGGTGGAGCCGAGGGGCAACCCTGCCTGCCGGGGGGTGACTGGCCCGCGTGTGCCCAGAAGATCATGGATCACGTTGAAGAGTCCTTGTGCTCCACGGCCACCCCCAAGGTCACTCAGGCCCTGAACGTCCTGACCACGACCTTCGGGCGCTGCCAGAGCCCCTGGACGGAAGCCCTGTGGGTGCGGCTGAGTCCCCGCGTGGCCTGTCTGCTGGAGAGAGACCCCATCCCCGCCGCGCACTCGTTCGTGGACCTGCTTCTCTGTGTGGCTCG TTCTCCTGTGTTCAGTTCTTCCGATGGCGGCCTGTGGGAGACGGTGGCGCAGGCTCTGAGCTGCCTGGGCCCCACCCACGTGGGACCCCTGGCTTTGGGGATCCTGAAGCTCGAGCACTG TCCACAGGCACTAAGGACCCAGGCCTTCCAGGTCCTTCTCCAGCCCCTGGCCTGTGTCCTGAAGGCCACGGTTCAGGCCCCTGGACCCCCAG GCTTGCTGGATGGGACGGCAGACGATGCCACGACGGTGGACGCGCTTCTGGCCTCCAAGTCGTCCTGCGCGGGCCTCCTGTGCCGCACCCTGGCTCACCTGGAGGAGCTGCAGCCGCTG CCCCAGCGCCCTTCACCGTGGCCCCAGGCGTCCCTACTGGGGGCTACAGTGACTGTCCTGCGGCTCTGTGACGGCTTGGCTGCCCCCGCCTCCAGTGTGGGGGGCCACCTCTGTGGGACCCTGGCGGGCTGCGTCCGGGTCCAGCGAGCAGCCCTCGACTTCCTGGGGACGCTGTCACAGGGCACAG GTCCCCAGGAGCTGGTGACGCAGGCGCTTGCTGTCCTCCTGGAGTGCCTCGAGAGCCCCGGCTCCAGCCCCACG GCCTCTGGGGATGGGGCCTTCACACAGGGCCACAGAGTTGCTGCTCAGAGAGCTTCACGACGCAGGTGGCTGCGTGGGTCGGGCCCGGGGCCTCTTGTTGGTGAGATACATCAGCACGCAGAG GTCCTGAAGAAGGCCTTCCAGGCCACGCTCAGGTGGCTGCTGAGCTCACCCAAGAACCCCGGCTGCTCTGATCTCAGCCCCCTCATCCCGCAGTTCCTCAGAG AGCTGTTCCCTGTGCTGCAGAAACGCCTGTGccacccctgctgggaggtgagggACTCCGCCCTCGAGTTCCTGACCCAGCTGAGCAGGCACTGGGGAG AGGTGCCTGAGCTGGCCCGGCAGCTCCTCCAGGACCCTGAGAGTTATGTCCGAGCGAGCGCGGTGACCGCCATGGGGCAGCTGTCCAGCCAGGGCCTGCATGCCCCCATCAGCCCTGAGCATGCAGAGGCCCAGCAG AGCCTGTTTCTGGAGCTGCTGCACATCCTCTCCGTAGACTCGGAGGGCTTCCCACGGCGGGCGGTCATGCAGGTCTTCACCGAGTGGCTGCGGGACGGCCATGCCGACGCGGCCCAGGACACGGAGCAGTTCGTGGCCACTGTGCTGCAGGTGGCGAGCCGGGACCTGGACTGGGAGGTCCGTGCCCAGGGCCTGGAGCTGGCATTGGTGTTCCTGGGCCAGACGTTGGGGCTGCCGCGTACCCACTGCCCCTATGCCGTGGCCCTGCCCGAGGTGGCCCCAGCCCGGCCACTCGGCGAGGCACTGAGGGCTCTCTGCCACGTGGGGCTCTTTGACTTCGCCTTTTGTGCCTTGTTTGACTGCGACCGCCCTGTGGCGCAGAAGTCTTGTGACCTCCTTCTCTTCCTGAGGGACAAGATTGCTTCCTACAGCAGCCTGTGGGAGGCCGGGGGCGGCCCCAACACCACCTCCACGGAGGCCACCCTGCCGGGGTGGCGGGCGGGTGAGCAGGCCCAGCCCCTGGGGGACCAGGAGCCTGAGGCTGTGCTGGCCATGCTGAGGTCCCTAGACCTGGAAGGCCTGCGGAGCACGCTGGCCAAGAGCAGCGACCACGTGGAGAAGAGTCCCCAGTCCCTCCTGCAGGACGTGCTGGCCACGGGAGGCTTCCTGCAGGGGGACGAGGCCGACTGCTACTGA